The Natrinema caseinilyticum genomic sequence TTCGAGGACGTCCCGAGCCGCGGATTCGACGTCCGATTCGGGGACGCGGAAAACGTGGATCTCGCCGGTTCCGGCCCGTTCTTCCCGGACGAGGTCGCCGATCTCGGCCTCGCTCGCGAGGTCGGCGGCGTGACGGGTCGGCTCGAGGTCGCTGTCGACGAGATCGATCGAACGCCGGTCCGCGACGTCGATCACCTCCCAGGCGACCTCCAGGGGCGGGTCGGGCGCGACGGTGGCCTCGAGAACGTCGCGGACCTCGAGGCCGGGGTTCGACGCGAGGGTGTGGACCTGTGCGGTGTCGACGTCGCGGACGACCGCCGACTCGCTCTCGGCGTGCGTGACGACGAACGTGCCCGTCTTTTCGCTCATGGTCGGCCGTAGTGGGCGTATCGGCTTTGGGGTTTCGTCTCGCGGAGACCGTCCCGATCGCCGGGTCCGGCGGCTACGAGAGGCGCTGCAGTTCGAAGGCGCTCCCCTCGTCCTTGTGCACGACCACGAAGAGGCTCCCGTGAGCGGCGCTGACGAACGAGACGCGGCCGTCGACGGCGTGTTCGAAGCGGGTCTCGCCGAATCGGTACTGCCGAACGCCGGTTCCGCCGCCGATGGCGATCGCGCGCAGCCGATCGCCGCCGATGTAGACGGTATCTCCGACGAGGATCGGCGGATTTCGGTGGTCGCTCCCGATATTCACCCGCCACTCGTGATCACCGTTGTCCGCGTTGATCGCGTAGAGCGTCGATCCAGACCGGATGAAAACCATCCCGTGACCGATGGCGATCGGCCCGTCGGCGAACGGACCGGCGCTGGCGCGCCATTCGCGATTCCCGTTCGTGTCGAAACAGTAGACGTGGCCGTCCAGGCAACCGACGACGATTCTCCTGCCGCCCCGGCGGTCGTCCGATCCGAGCAGCGTCGGCGTCGTCGTGATCTCCTTCGGAAGTTGTCGCCGCCAGCGAACTCGGCCATCGCTATCG encodes the following:
- a CDS encoding DUF5812 family protein, with the protein product MSEKTGTFVVTHAESESAVVRDVDTAQVHTLASNPGLEVRDVLEATVAPDPPLEVAWEVIDVADRRSIDLVDSDLEPTRHAADLASEAEIGDLVREERAGTGEIHVFRVPESDVESAARDVLEDEETIARAARLEAVRVEVRRSADDGVVSVRYLPD